In Microbacterium pumilum, the following proteins share a genomic window:
- the sepH gene encoding septation protein SepH, which yields MEQLKVIGTEDEVLVLATDSGERFSLAVDEVLRMELRRARRERDAEPSANRPSPREIQAHIRAGLSAEEVAALLGARVEDVARFETPVLAEREHVVAQALAVPVLLGGDLEGDAHPTFGSAVRGKLAEAGATGERWTSWKEPTGWIVKLQFTASDVDHDARWSFEPRRSTLSPLNADAIQLSRQGSLPDGLIPRLRALETVPPKDETRFDSGAFGPRRLPDADLETPELSTPTAPAVQEAAMKRANEPNVTSAETADLLEALRRRRGQREPLPGLDDVAAPRSHSPVALFDALEPGYDEAPVDTDPIPDYDAPASAVAEAGRRKGRTSMPSWDEIVFGARTED from the coding sequence ATGGAACAGCTCAAGGTGATCGGTACCGAGGACGAGGTGCTCGTCCTGGCGACCGACTCGGGCGAGCGATTCTCGCTCGCCGTCGACGAGGTGCTGCGCATGGAGCTCCGCAGGGCACGCCGCGAGCGTGATGCCGAACCATCGGCGAATCGGCCGAGTCCGCGCGAGATCCAGGCGCATATCCGGGCGGGACTGTCGGCCGAAGAGGTCGCGGCGCTGCTCGGAGCCCGGGTGGAGGACGTCGCGCGGTTCGAGACTCCGGTGCTCGCCGAGCGCGAACACGTCGTCGCGCAGGCCCTGGCCGTGCCAGTGCTGCTCGGCGGCGATCTCGAAGGCGACGCACATCCCACGTTCGGCTCGGCCGTGCGGGGCAAGCTTGCCGAAGCGGGTGCGACCGGGGAACGCTGGACCAGCTGGAAAGAGCCGACGGGCTGGATCGTCAAGCTCCAGTTCACCGCGTCGGATGTCGATCACGACGCGCGGTGGAGCTTCGAGCCGCGTCGCAGCACGCTGTCTCCTCTCAACGCCGATGCGATCCAGCTGTCACGGCAGGGTTCCCTGCCTGACGGACTGATCCCGCGGCTGCGCGCTCTCGAGACCGTGCCGCCGAAGGATGAAACGCGCTTCGACAGCGGCGCGTTCGGGCCCCGGAGACTTCCCGACGCCGACCTCGAGACGCCAGAGCTGAGCACGCCGACCGCCCCGGCCGTTCAAGAGGCCGCGATGAAGCGTGCGAACGAGCCCAACGTGACGTCGGCCGAGACCGCCGACCTGCTGGAGGCCCTCCGCCGCCGGCGTGGGCAGCGTGAGCCGCTGCCAGGTCTGGACGACGTGGCCGCTCCGCGGTCCCACTCCCCCGTCGCCCTGTTCGATGCACTCGAGCCCGGCTATGACGAGGCCCCCGTCGACACCGATCCGATCCCGGACTACGACGCGCCGGCATCGGCAGTGGCCGAGGCCGGGCGGCGCAAGGGACGCACATCGATGCCGTCGTGGGACGAGATCGTGTTCGGAGCTCGCACCGAGGACTGA
- a CDS encoding DUF3710 domain-containing protein — protein sequence MTDPTSSDDGIPVDDDRTAAPALPDRAVLGPFDETEANPVRPYIDLGGIKILPREGLNLRLEVEEQTKRIVAVGLDYAGSTLQVQPFAAPRSTGLWEETREQIRGQIRQQGGRVEERQGPLGPELLAEVPVVAGPDSTAGKRLARFVGVDGPRWFLRGVIGGAATADVEAAEKIEDLFRSIVVVRGGSPMPPRDLIPLRMPATPGTT from the coding sequence ATGACCGACCCGACATCCTCGGACGACGGCATCCCCGTCGACGACGACCGCACAGCCGCGCCCGCATTGCCCGACCGCGCAGTCCTGGGCCCCTTCGATGAGACCGAGGCGAATCCGGTCCGTCCGTACATCGACCTCGGCGGCATCAAGATCCTCCCCCGCGAGGGCTTGAACCTCCGGCTCGAGGTCGAGGAGCAGACCAAGCGGATCGTCGCGGTCGGCCTCGACTACGCCGGCTCCACCCTTCAGGTGCAGCCGTTCGCCGCGCCGCGCTCGACGGGACTGTGGGAGGAGACGCGCGAGCAGATCCGCGGGCAGATCCGCCAGCAGGGCGGCCGCGTCGAGGAGCGCCAGGGACCGCTCGGTCCCGAGCTGCTCGCGGAGGTGCCCGTCGTCGCGGGCCCGGACAGCACCGCGGGCAAGCGCCTCGCGCGCTTCGTGGGCGTCGACGGTCCGCGCTGGTTCCTCCGCGGCGTCATCGGCGGAGCGGCGACGGCCGACGTCGAGGCGGCCGAGAAGATCGAGGACCTGTTCCGCTCCATCGTCGTGGTGCGAGGCGGCTCGCCTATGCCACCCCGCGACCTGATCCCGCTGCGGATGCCGGCAACACCGGGCACCACGTGA
- a CDS encoding DUF3093 domain-containing protein — MQKTARSVGPQYRERLGPSLWALVSAAVAAPMAALVFAPLNTTIALVIGAGVGVAIIALMVAGAPVLDVRDGVLRAGRAHIDVDLLGDAVVLTGDPARHARGAGLDPRSWHVIRGGIDGIVIITVTDPDDPTPMWVVSSRTPDRFAAALRLAQATRRTPSR; from the coding sequence ATGCAGAAGACAGCGCGCAGTGTCGGCCCCCAGTACCGGGAGCGGCTCGGTCCATCGTTGTGGGCGCTCGTGAGTGCCGCGGTGGCCGCGCCCATGGCGGCGCTGGTGTTCGCCCCGCTCAACACCACGATCGCCCTCGTGATCGGCGCCGGGGTCGGAGTGGCCATCATCGCGCTGATGGTCGCGGGAGCACCGGTCCTCGATGTGCGCGACGGTGTACTGCGGGCCGGACGCGCTCACATCGATGTCGACCTGCTCGGCGACGCGGTCGTCCTGACCGGCGACCCGGCACGCCACGCACGCGGTGCTGGTCTCGACCCGCGCTCGTGGCATGTCATCCGCGGCGGAATCGACGGGATAGTGATCATCACCGTGACCGACCCGGACGACCCCACCCCGATGTGGGTGGTGTCATCGCGGACGCCGGACCGGTTCGCTGCGGCGCTCCGGCTCGCTCAGGCTACGCGGCGCACTCCGAGCAGATAG
- a CDS encoding DUF4193 domain-containing protein, whose product MATDYDAPRKTEDDSESIEALKERVPDKLSGSVDVEDADNPSGFELPGADLSDLELDVVVLPAQEDEFTCSNCFLVKHRSQLDHEGADGPICSECAA is encoded by the coding sequence ATGGCAACCGACTACGACGCCCCCCGCAAGACCGAAGACGACAGCGAGTCGATCGAGGCTCTCAAGGAGCGAGTGCCCGACAAGCTGTCGGGCTCGGTCGATGTGGAAGACGCCGACAACCCCTCGGGATTCGAACTGCCCGGGGCGGACCTGTCCGACCTCGAGCTCGACGTCGTCGTGCTGCCCGCGCAGGAGGACGAATTCACATGCTCCAACTGCTTCCTGGTGAAGCATCGCTCGCAACTCGATCACGAGGGCGCGGATGGCCCTATCTGCTCGGAGTGCGCCGCGTAG
- the dut gene encoding dUTP diphosphatase — protein MTETVDVLIIAPDVPTYAHPGDAGADLVAAEAVRLEPGRRALVGTGVRIALPEGFAAFVVPRSGLATKHGITIVNSPGTVDAGYRGELKVTLLNTDLDEAYDIAVGDRIAQLIVMPVTRAQFIPVEALPESVRGDGGFGSTGIKKDGILA, from the coding sequence GTGACTGAAACGGTGGACGTCCTCATTATCGCCCCCGACGTTCCCACCTACGCGCATCCCGGTGACGCCGGAGCCGACCTGGTGGCCGCCGAGGCGGTGCGCCTCGAACCCGGCAGGCGGGCCCTCGTGGGCACGGGTGTCCGCATCGCCCTTCCCGAGGGCTTCGCCGCGTTCGTCGTCCCGCGCAGCGGGCTCGCGACGAAGCACGGGATCACGATCGTCAACTCGCCGGGAACAGTGGATGCCGGCTACCGCGGCGAGCTGAAGGTCACCCTGCTCAACACCGACCTCGATGAGGCGTACGACATCGCCGTCGGCGACCGCATCGCGCAGCTCATCGTGATGCCCGTCACGCGCGCACAGTTCATTCCGGTCGAGGCTCTGCCCGAGAGCGTCCGAGGCGATGGCGGCTTCGGATCGACCGGAATCAAGAAGGACGGAATCCTCGCATGA